The DNA sequence CCCCTAGACGCCCGCGACCCGGTCCCCGCGCACCAGCCCCGCCCCCTCCGGCACCGCCGCCGGATCGGCCCCCAGGTCCACCACGGCGTTCCGCTCGTCGACGAACACCACCCGCGGCGCGAACGCCTTGGCCTCGGCGTCCTCCATCACCCCGTAGGCGATGAGGATCACCAGATCCCCAGGACTGACCAGCCGGGCCGCCGCCCCGTTGATCCCGATCACACCGGACCCACGCGGCCCTTCGATCACATAGGTGGACAGCCGTGCGCCGTTGTCGATGTCGACGATGTCCACCTTCTCCCCGGGCAGCAGATCGGCGGCGTCCATCAGATCGGCGTCCACGGTCACGGACCCCACGTAATGCAGGTCGGCCTGGGTGACGGTGGCGCGGTGGATCTTGGACTTCATCATGGTGCGAAACATGGAGGAACTCCCGAAGCTAGGCTCCCTGCCTGCGTTTTTGCAGGTCAAGGGCTGTTTCACCACTCTACAACGAGTCACGTGTTCGAGCAGCTTTCCCAAGGATTCACAGGACTCTTGCTGACCACTTGCTAACTTTCCCGACTCACCGTCAGGTCCGGGAAAGATCCCCTATCACTCTCCAGCCTCGTAGCTGCCGCCAGTCCGCCAGGGGATCCCATCAGAGCCCCTAGCGGTCCACGGCCAGCACTGTGCGGCCCCCGCTACGGTCGGCGAAGCCCATGAACCGACCGATTTGGACATCACCCTGCCGCATTCCACGGAAAGGCCCCGAGGCCAAACAGGTTGACCACCGGATTCGGCGGCATAGCAACGGGTCCCCGGTTAGCAAAAACCGGCTTTCTAGCGACCATTACTCACACCCGATCGATGGAGCTTGGCGGCGGCAGTAAAACCTGACATAGAAAGCTCCCGGAGCATCACGATCCCCCTCGAAGTCAGACTTCGGCCAAATTCCAAGGAATGGAAACCATGACACCACAATCGAACACCAGCGAAACACACTACGAAACCAACCTGCCGCACAGGCGCCGTCCGATCGAACCGATACCCATGGACACGTCCGAGGTGGTGCTCATGCTCAGCATGTCCCCAAGCTGGGCATACAGGGAAGCGTAAAAGCTCGGACTAAAGGGCTACAAGCTCGGGCGAGGAAGAAATTCCAAGGTGCTCTACAAGAGGGCCGAGGTATTTCAGTATTTCAAGTGGCTGGAGCAGCAGAAGATCCACTAGGGAAATGTCCACTTTCACGCGATGGCACAACTTCAGCGATTCCCAACCACCTGACCGGGGTCCATCGCCGACTGGACGGAATTTTCAGAGCGGCGACACGCCGATGTGGCTGCGCTGCCGCGCCGGCCACGAGACGCTCGAACCCCGGCTCGACGCGGCCTGGTACAACCGCAACTCCGGCCCGATCGACCGGTGGCACCCCACCCTCGAAGACGGCCTCAAGCACCTCGGCCACTGACCCCCGTTCGCCGGCCCTACGACGGTCCGGCGCGCGGCCAGCCCACCCCACCAACTCCGGGGGTCCGTATATGCGCCTTCCCAGCACCGGTTCCGCCCATGCCTGCCAGCCGGCCAGATCCGGGCGGGGGTCGGCGTCGTGGACGAGGTCGGGCAGCGGCTCAAGGGAGACGCTGGAGGTGAAGGCCGGGTCCATGGCGGTGGTGGCGGGCCGGTCGATGTCGCGGATCCACCCTTGGGCGGTCAGCGCGGCGAGGACCGTCTCGGGCTCGTCGAAGCCGGTGTCGGGTTCGGACCGGGCGTCGAGCGCGAAGAGGAAGTCGGCTATCGCCTCGTGCGGGGTGCCGGTGGTGAAGTAGGCGTTCCACGCGGTCATGGCGCTGGCGGGGTGGGCGCGGGCGGAGATCTGCCAGGCCACGGGCAGCCCTCCGAGTTCGAAGGGGTAGCTGGCCAGGATCCATTCAGCGCCGCGGAGTTGGTCCGGGCTGAGGTAGAGCAGGGTGTCGCGGGCGGTGGGCCAGTTCTTCCAGCCGGCGCTGGTGAGGTGGGTGCCGATCTGCTCGGCAAGGCGGCCGTCGTCGCCGGCGAGGTGGCGGGGGCTGACCCAGTAGGCCGGTTCCGCGGAAGCGGGGGTGGGCGAGTCCGAGGAGGGGGGC is a window from the Streptomyces mobaraensis genome containing:
- a CDS encoding DUF317 domain-containing protein yields the protein MLRGADDAARSLSPTTASELPDLPEAPLNPPPSSDSPTPASAEPAYWVSPRHLAGDDGRLAEQIGTHLTSAGWKNWPTARDTLLYLSPDQLRGAEWILASYPFELGGLPVAWQISARAHPASAMTAWNAYFTTGTPHEAIADFLFALDARSEPDTGFDEPETVLAALTAQGWIRDIDRPATTAMDPAFTSSVSLEPLPDLVHDADPRPDLAGWQAWAEPVLGRRIYGPPELVGWAGRAPDRRRAGERGSVAEVLEAVFEGGVPPVDRAGVAVVPGRVEPGFERLVAGAAAQPHRRVAALKIPSSRRWTPVRWLGIAEVVPSRESGHFPSGSSAAPAT
- the panD gene encoding aspartate 1-decarboxylase; amino-acid sequence: MFRTMMKSKIHRATVTQADLHYVGSVTVDADLMDAADLLPGEKVDIVDIDNGARLSTYVIEGPRGSGVIGINGAAARLVSPGDLVILIAYGVMEDAEAKAFAPRVVFVDERNAVVDLGADPAAVPEGAGLVRGDRVAGV